The following coding sequences lie in one Mucilaginibacter sp. KACC 22773 genomic window:
- a CDS encoding gliding motility protein GldB-related protein, which produces MKHIYLLAITLCFPLLIQAQKRDFKIVYTSDIDRFWVAYDSVATTSDTTKQTDFIQRLYVDKATPGLNAFMKARDYNAKLWTKLINKYPKFWKSIRSNTLSIKNQVPAITSSIENFRKLYPEMRPAKMYFTIGGLRSGGTTTDDMVLVGAEIATADKNTYASELNDWLKNVFKNQQSSNLVALNVHEYVHTQQKGGDGQLLLAQVITEGAADFIAELVTRKKNNNAYMIYGWEHEQELKKKFLIEMFSGATGNWLYNGSNNPHPDLGYFVGYDICQAYYEHHANKKQAIKKIIELDYTNEQQVTDFLRQSGYYTGSLLINRSC; this is translated from the coding sequence ATGAAACATATTTACCTGTTGGCCATCACGCTTTGTTTTCCCCTGTTAATTCAAGCTCAAAAGCGCGATTTCAAAATCGTTTACACATCTGACATTGATAGGTTTTGGGTAGCATATGATAGTGTGGCCACCACCAGCGATACAACAAAGCAAACTGATTTTATCCAACGCCTTTATGTGGATAAGGCCACGCCGGGGTTAAATGCCTTTATGAAAGCCCGTGACTATAATGCAAAGTTGTGGACTAAATTAATTAATAAGTATCCTAAGTTCTGGAAAAGTATCAGAAGTAATACCTTGAGTATCAAAAATCAGGTACCTGCCATTACCAGCAGTATTGAAAACTTTCGGAAGCTATATCCCGAAATGCGCCCGGCTAAAATGTATTTTACTATTGGCGGCCTGCGCTCGGGCGGTACCACTACCGATGATATGGTGCTTGTTGGTGCAGAAATTGCTACAGCCGACAAAAACACCTACGCTTCGGAATTGAATGACTGGTTAAAGAACGTATTCAAAAATCAACAGTCGTCAAATCTGGTTGCTCTTAACGTTCATGAATACGTGCACACACAACAAAAGGGTGGTGACGGGCAACTTCTGCTTGCGCAGGTAATTACAGAAGGGGCAGCCGACTTCATTGCCGAACTGGTAACCCGTAAGAAAAACAATAATGCTTACATGATTTACGGATGGGAGCATGAGCAGGAACTCAAAAAAAAATTTCTGATTGAAATGTTTAGCGGAGCAACAGGTAACTGGTTATATAACGGTTCCAACAATCCCCATCCAGATTTAGGGTACTTTGTTGGTTATGACATTTGCCAGGCTTATTACGAGCATCATGCTAACAAAAAACAGGCGATAAAAAAGATTATCGAACTGGATTACACCAATGAGCAGCAAGTTACAGACTTCCTTAGGCAATCCGGATACTATACGGGGAGCCTATTGATAAACAGGAGCTGTTAA
- a CDS encoding M1 family metallopeptidase translates to MNKFYPALFSCLMLASASWAQHDNNPGSNHGNRFEQLGTMLSTPNSYRSASGAPGPKYWQQKADYEINATLNDDKQRLDGSETITYSNNSPDALTYLWVQLDENQHMKDAESFTTAESKMQGKMTMRQLQGVMGHNLDLGNHIVSVKDANGGALTYTINETMMRIELPATLAPGAKFKFKINWWYNISDRMTIGGRGGYEYFAEDNNYLYTMTQWYPRMAVYSDFQGWQNKQFLGSGEFALTFGDFKVNINVPADHLVGGTGQCSNYAQNLTGAQLSRWNKAQTATTPVQIVTLDEVKNAMKGHAAARKTWSFHAENVRDFAWVSSRRIVWDAMSARIEGGRKAMAMSYYGPEAYPLYSKYSTKVVAHTIKTYSKHTIPYPYPVAISVEAANGMEYPMICFNYGRAEKDGTYSEATKNGMIGVIIHEVGHNFFPMIVNSDERQWTWMDEGLNTFVQYLTEQEWDSKYPSSRGPAYKIVDYMKMPKNQLEPIMTNSENIIMFGPNAYAKPATALNVLRETVMGRELFDYAFKTYAKRWAFKHPTPEDLFRTMEDASAVDLDWFWRGWFYGTEPVDVSLDSVKYYKLNSKNPALEGATDRAAYDHNMENISTTRNKAAGMQTTVEADTSLQDFYSKWDRFAPTPLTAKAYQDMYAGLSPDEKKFYDSKTNFYELTFSNKGGLVSPIIIEWTYADGTKEVDKLPAYIWRKNEFKVSKVFAKAKEVKSIKLDPYRETADIDEANNSWPREYAPTRFELFKQQVLPRGATSGSNPMQDARKTN, encoded by the coding sequence ATGAATAAATTTTACCCTGCCCTATTTTCATGCCTCATGCTGGCCTCGGCATCATGGGCACAACACGACAACAATCCCGGCTCAAACCACGGTAACCGTTTCGAGCAGCTGGGTACGATGCTAAGTACCCCAAACAGCTACCGTTCGGCATCTGGTGCGCCGGGCCCCAAGTATTGGCAACAAAAAGCCGATTACGAAATTAACGCCACCCTTAACGACGATAAGCAGCGTTTGGATGGATCGGAAACCATTACCTACAGTAACAACTCGCCCGATGCGCTTACCTACCTGTGGGTTCAGCTGGACGAAAACCAGCACATGAAGGATGCCGAAAGCTTTACCACTGCCGAAAGCAAAATGCAGGGCAAAATGACCATGCGCCAGCTGCAAGGCGTTATGGGCCACAACCTTGATTTGGGTAACCACATCGTGAGCGTAAAAGATGCCAATGGTGGCGCCCTTACCTACACCATTAACGAAACCATGATGCGTATTGAGTTGCCAGCTACCTTGGCACCCGGCGCAAAATTTAAGTTTAAAATTAACTGGTGGTACAACATATCCGACAGGATGACCATTGGAGGTCGCGGCGGTTACGAATACTTTGCCGAAGATAACAACTACCTGTACACTATGACCCAATGGTACCCAAGGATGGCTGTTTACAGCGATTTCCAGGGGTGGCAAAACAAACAGTTTTTGGGCAGCGGTGAGTTTGCCTTAACTTTTGGTGATTTTAAAGTAAACATTAATGTACCTGCCGATCATTTGGTAGGAGGGACCGGCCAATGCTCCAACTATGCCCAAAACCTTACCGGCGCGCAGCTAAGCCGCTGGAACAAGGCGCAAACAGCAACCACCCCGGTGCAAATAGTTACCTTGGATGAAGTGAAAAATGCTATGAAAGGCCATGCAGCAGCACGCAAAACTTGGAGTTTCCATGCCGAAAACGTGCGCGATTTTGCATGGGTATCATCGCGCCGGATAGTTTGGGATGCCATGAGCGCCCGGATTGAAGGCGGTCGCAAAGCGATGGCCATGTCGTACTATGGCCCCGAGGCTTATCCGCTTTACAGTAAATACTCAACCAAAGTGGTTGCGCATACCATTAAAACGTATTCGAAACATACCATCCCTTACCCATACCCGGTGGCTATTTCGGTTGAGGCGGCAAACGGTATGGAGTACCCGATGATTTGCTTTAACTACGGCCGTGCCGAAAAGGATGGCACTTACAGCGAGGCTACCAAAAACGGGATGATAGGCGTAATTATCCACGAGGTTGGCCACAACTTTTTCCCGATGATCGTGAACTCGGATGAGCGCCAGTGGACCTGGATGGACGAAGGCCTGAACACTTTTGTGCAGTACCTTACCGAGCAGGAGTGGGATTCAAAATACCCGTCATCACGTGGCCCGGCCTACAAAATTGTTGATTACATGAAAATGCCGAAGAATCAGCTGGAGCCTATCATGACCAACTCCGAAAACATTATCATGTTTGGTCCTAACGCTTACGCCAAACCGGCTACCGCGCTTAACGTACTGCGCGAGACCGTAATGGGCCGCGAGTTGTTTGATTATGCCTTTAAAACTTACGCCAAACGCTGGGCCTTTAAACACCCAACGCCCGAAGACTTGTTCCGCACCATGGAAGATGCATCGGCGGTTGACCTGGATTGGTTTTGGCGCGGATGGTTTTACGGAACCGAACCTGTAGACGTATCATTAGATAGCGTGAAATATTACAAATTAAACAGTAAAAACCCCGCCCTTGAAGGCGCTACCGACCGTGCCGCGTATGACCATAATATGGAAAATATCAGCACCACCCGCAACAAAGCGGCTGGTATGCAAACGACCGTAGAGGCTGATACTTCCCTGCAGGATTTTTACAGTAAATGGGACCGTTTTGCCCCAACACCTTTAACCGCTAAAGCTTACCAGGATATGTATGCCGGCCTAAGCCCCGACGAAAAGAAGTTTTACGATAGCAAAACCAACTTTTACGAGCTCACCTTTAGCAACAAAGGCGGCCTTGTAAGCCCGATCATTATTGAGTGGACTTACGCCGATGGCACTAAAGAGGTTGACAAACTCCCCGCCTACATCTGGCGTAAAAACGAGTTTAAAGTAAGCAAGGTATTTGCCAAAGCCAAAGAAGTAAAGTCCATTAAGCTTGACCCATACCGCGAAACCGCCGACATTGACGAAGCCAACAACAGCTGGCCCCGTGAATACGCTCCAACAAGGTTCGAACTGTTTAAACAGCAGGTTTTACCACGAGGGGCCACATCGGGCAGTAACCCGATGCAGGATGCCAGGAAAACGAATTAA
- a CDS encoding DUF6702 family protein, translating into MLQLMMISLFSLFHPFFVSVTEITHNAKTQSVEVSCRIFYDDLERTIEKQYKTPVDIVHPKDKAKLNDMLNDYIKKHLTIKADNKVIALTYLGYEIQEDGAWVYFEAKSISKPKKVDVHDDLLYTEHPQQINMLHVTVGGERKSDKLDNPDSDAGFTF; encoded by the coding sequence ATGTTACAGTTGATGATGATAAGCTTGTTCAGCTTATTCCACCCCTTTTTTGTAAGCGTTACCGAAATTACCCACAACGCCAAAACCCAAAGCGTTGAGGTAAGCTGCCGCATTTTTTACGACGACCTGGAGCGCACCATAGAAAAGCAATACAAAACCCCGGTTGATATCGTTCACCCCAAAGACAAGGCTAAACTGAACGATATGCTGAACGACTATATCAAAAAGCACCTGACGATAAAAGCCGATAATAAAGTTATTGCCCTAACCTACCTGGGCTACGAAATACAGGAAGATGGCGCCTGGGTTTACTTTGAAGCCAAAAGCATCAGCAAACCAAAAAAAGTTGATGTGCATGACGATTTGCTTTATACCGAACACCCCCAGCAAATAAACATGCTGCACGTAACAGTAGGCGGCGAACGCAAAAGCGATAAACTGGATAACCCGGATAGTGATGCGGGGTTTACTTTTTAA
- a CDS encoding HupE/UreJ family protein has protein sequence MTDFSLYFQLGWQHICNWEGYDHILFVAVLCGTYLLADWRKVLVLVTAFTIGHSITLALSVLNVIHINTSLIEFLIPVTIVFTSLVNVLNKKRSANTMRLNYSLALFFGLIHGMGFSSYLKSLLGTSTNITGQLLAFNLGLEFGQVLIVISALLISFLLVKFAKTPQRDWTMFLSSAIFGIAFIMCIERFFLIKFR, from the coding sequence ATGACTGACTTTTCATTATACTTCCAGTTAGGATGGCAACACATCTGTAACTGGGAGGGGTACGACCATATTTTATTCGTCGCCGTGCTTTGCGGTACCTATCTGCTGGCCGACTGGCGCAAGGTGCTGGTACTGGTTACAGCCTTCACCATCGGTCATTCTATCACGCTGGCTTTGAGTGTGTTGAATGTTATTCACATCAACACTTCGCTTATTGAGTTTTTAATTCCCGTTACTATCGTTTTTACAAGTTTGGTTAATGTGCTTAATAAAAAGCGCAGCGCCAACACCATGCGGCTTAACTATAGCCTGGCTTTATTTTTCGGGCTTATCCATGGCATGGGCTTTTCAAGCTACTTAAAAAGTTTGCTGGGCACCAGTACCAATATCACCGGCCAGCTGCTCGCTTTTAACCTCGGGCTGGAGTTTGGGCAGGTATTAATTGTAATATCTGCGTTACTTATCTCATTCCTGCTCGTCAAATTTGCCAAAACACCACAGCGCGACTGGACGATGTTCCTGTCGTCGGCTATATTTGGAATTGCTTTTATCATGTGTATCGAACGTTTTTTCCTAATTAAATTCAGATGA
- a CDS encoding isomerase, whose product MKTSPEETIKQYVASWNVQGEDNIKAAFTKCWAAGAIYTDPNYENVTGVDGIAALCVGSHQLAPGRIFHVHTLPEYHHNVALYTWTVDIPGKETKGGTDYIEFDGEGKIARLVSFFPPLQ is encoded by the coding sequence ATGAAAACATCACCAGAAGAAACCATTAAACAATACGTAGCCTCGTGGAACGTACAAGGCGAGGACAACATTAAAGCGGCATTCACAAAATGTTGGGCTGCGGGAGCTATTTACACCGATCCTAACTATGAAAATGTAACAGGGGTTGACGGCATTGCCGCGCTGTGCGTAGGTTCGCACCAGTTAGCGCCAGGTCGCATCTTTCACGTACACACCCTGCCCGAGTATCACCATAATGTTGCCCTTTATACCTGGACGGTTGATATCCCCGGCAAGGAAACCAAAGGCGGTACGGATTACATTGAGTTTGATGGGGAAGGGAAGATTGCAAGGTTGGTGAGCTTTTTTCCGCCGTTGCAGTAG
- a CDS encoding Ig-like domain-containing protein → MRILYGEPIDKQELLKKFEKLQPRVAGLTPEINGQKDVSSALTELSINFSEPMGEGYSISFGEGGKEHFPISGVAGFTEDRKSFKLKLALQSGKTYDFVITDKSFKSKASYPLLPYTVHFKVK, encoded by the coding sequence ATCCGGATACTATACGGGGAGCCTATTGATAAACAGGAGCTGTTAAAGAAATTTGAAAAGCTACAGCCGCGGGTAGCCGGGCTAACACCCGAAATAAACGGACAGAAAGATGTTTCATCGGCGCTGACAGAACTCTCCATAAATTTTTCGGAACCAATGGGTGAAGGTTATTCTATTAGTTTTGGTGAAGGCGGTAAAGAGCATTTCCCCATTTCTGGTGTAGCAGGCTTTACAGAAGATCGTAAATCATTTAAGCTCAAATTAGCTTTACAATCCGGTAAAACTTACGATTTTGTAATTACCGACAAATCATTCAAGTCCAAAGCAAGTTATCCGCTGCTACCATATACTGTGCATTTTAAAGTAAAGTAG
- a CDS encoding 5' nucleotidase, NT5C type produces the protein MKKTIAIDMDGVMADTEPHFFDYYEKETGIRLTRQDIAGMTEYDAFKGKGHAMVNKPGFFRTLPLMDGAVEAVKSLMEDFDVYIVSAAMEFPLSLPEKYEWLAEHFPFIHWRNIVFCGDKSIIKTDFLIDDHCKNLDYCHGKPIMFDAFHNTNLHHHQRVNSWAEVLELLEGERTNSQELGVKTVL, from the coding sequence ATGAAAAAAACGATAGCAATTGACATGGACGGCGTAATGGCCGATACCGAGCCCCATTTTTTTGACTACTATGAAAAGGAAACCGGCATAAGGCTAACCCGGCAGGATATTGCAGGCATGACCGAGTATGATGCTTTTAAAGGCAAAGGCCACGCGATGGTAAACAAACCCGGTTTTTTCCGTACACTGCCGCTCATGGACGGAGCGGTTGAAGCCGTAAAATCATTAATGGAAGATTTTGACGTGTACATTGTATCGGCAGCAATGGAGTTCCCGCTGTCACTTCCCGAGAAGTATGAATGGCTTGCCGAGCACTTCCCGTTCATCCACTGGCGAAACATTGTTTTTTGCGGCGATAAAAGCATCATTAAAACCGACTTTTTAATTGACGACCACTGCAAAAACCTGGACTACTGCCACGGCAAGCCCATTATGTTTGATGCTTTCCACAATACCAACCTGCATCACCACCAAAGGGTTAATAGCTGGGCCGAGGTGCTGGAGTTGCTGGAGGGAGAGAGAACCAATAGTCAAGAATTAGGAGTCAAGACAGTTTTGTAA